A DNA window from Streptomyces parvus contains the following coding sequences:
- a CDS encoding DUF1707 and FHA domain-containing protein, translated as MTSSFEFHTSSARLSDAQRDRVVGVLREGAAQGKLSHDTFMRRMELALVARRPEELAALTADLESGGRWSTGLVRAVGGISAFPGRLRRAWQTERLPKLLLPAPGPHPLLIGRDPGNGLRLNHETVSRLHAELSAQNGRWVLRDLGSTNGTCVNGQRLVGSIPVRDGDQVSFGRMSFRLTAPDRLPAQPPRPQDRLPELPPHAPRPAAAPPQRPPHAAEPLSNGPERPHPGSDRPPQGPGLPSL; from the coding sequence GTGACATCCTCCTTCGAGTTCCACACGAGTTCCGCGCGGCTGTCGGACGCTCAGCGCGACCGTGTCGTGGGCGTGCTCAGAGAAGGTGCCGCACAGGGCAAGCTGTCGCACGACACCTTCATGCGGCGCATGGAACTCGCCCTCGTCGCCCGTCGCCCGGAGGAGCTGGCCGCCCTCACCGCCGATCTGGAGAGCGGCGGCCGCTGGTCGACGGGGCTGGTCCGCGCGGTGGGCGGGATCTCCGCCTTCCCCGGGCGGCTGCGCCGCGCCTGGCAGACCGAGCGGCTCCCCAAACTGCTGCTCCCCGCGCCCGGCCCGCATCCGCTGCTGATCGGCCGCGACCCGGGGAACGGGCTGCGCCTCAACCACGAGACGGTCTCCCGGCTGCATGCCGAACTCTCCGCGCAGAACGGCCGCTGGGTGCTGCGCGACCTCGGCTCCACCAACGGCACCTGCGTCAACGGCCAGCGGCTCGTCGGCTCCATCCCGGTGCGCGACGGCGACCAGGTGAGCTTCGGCCGGATGAGCTTCCGCCTCACCGCCCCGGACCGCCTTCCGGCGCAGCCGCCCCGGCCCCAGGACCGCCTGCCCGAACTGCCGCCGCACGCACCCCGGCCGGCCGCCGCCCCGCCCCAGCGCCCGCCGCACGCCGCCGAACCCCTGTCGAACGGGCCCGAACGCCCGCACCCCGGCTCCGACCGCCCGCCGCAGGGGCCCGGCCTCCCGTCGCTCTGA
- the treY gene encoding malto-oligosyltrehalose synthase: MTPSATYRLQLQPDFPFAAAEKAVPYLAALGVSHLHLSPVLEAVPGSAHGYDVVDHSRVRAELGGEEGLRSLASAAREHGLGLVLDIVPNHMAASPRHNRRLWEVLREGAASPYARWFDIDWAAGGGQVLLPVLAGPLGQELEHLAVDGEVLRYHDLEFPLRAGTADLPLPRLLEEQHYRLGWWRLARTELNYRRFFTVPELIGVRVEHPEVFEDTHAKVLELLRDGVLDGLRIDHPDGLAAPAAYLERLDEATGGRWTVVEKILTGDEHLPAEWAVAGTTGYDALRRIDGLFTDPSGAAELLGRYREFAGPPGDRGGDWAATVRRAAYRVATHELAAEAAWLTRLAAAICDRDPALRDHAPWALRTAIRELLVRIPVYRPYVTAGEPPTRITEETLTDEAVRDAKTVFSVPEEAAAVDVVRDLALGRLGGGEEQAAFCARFAQTASALHAKSVEDTAFYRYVPLISATEVGGDPGQPAVSPGEFHSFASRIARDWPATGTVLTTHDTKRSADVRARIAVLSQCPERWAALVAELTAATPVAAPDPQLAWVAWQSAYGCAEMPADELGERLEPALLKAVREAGLFTSWTESDPAYERAVSDFVAAGPGHGEGVTRGLIAEFADALAPHVRAQVLGAALVHLTMPGVPDLYQGTESEYLALVDPDNRRPFRRPDVPDEKQTLTATALGLRRELPGVFGESGAYAPLTATGRAAPHLLAFCRSGAVVTAVTRLSLRLAEGGGWRDTVLELPDGGPWRDLLSASPGREFTGGTVAAGELFAERPVALLRRVAG; this comes from the coding sequence ATGACGCCCTCCGCCACGTACCGGCTTCAGCTCCAGCCCGACTTCCCGTTCGCCGCCGCCGAGAAGGCCGTACCGTATCTCGCCGCGCTCGGCGTCTCGCACCTCCACCTCTCCCCCGTCCTGGAGGCGGTCCCCGGCTCCGCCCACGGCTACGACGTGGTCGACCACAGCCGGGTCCGGGCCGAGCTGGGCGGAGAGGAAGGGTTGCGGTCGCTCGCATCGGCCGCCCGGGAGCACGGGCTCGGGCTGGTCCTGGACATCGTGCCCAACCACATGGCCGCCTCGCCCCGGCACAACCGCCGGCTGTGGGAGGTGCTGCGCGAGGGCGCGGCATCCCCGTACGCCCGCTGGTTCGACATCGACTGGGCGGCGGGCGGCGGCCAGGTGCTGCTGCCCGTGCTCGCCGGGCCGCTCGGCCAGGAGCTGGAGCACCTGGCCGTGGACGGGGAGGTGCTGCGCTACCACGATCTGGAGTTCCCGCTCCGGGCCGGCACGGCGGATCTCCCGCTGCCTCGGCTGCTGGAGGAGCAGCACTACCGGCTCGGCTGGTGGCGGCTGGCCCGCACCGAGTTGAACTACCGGCGGTTCTTCACCGTCCCGGAGCTGATCGGGGTCCGCGTGGAGCACCCGGAGGTCTTCGAGGACACCCATGCCAAGGTCCTCGAACTGCTCCGCGACGGCGTGCTCGACGGGCTGCGCATCGACCACCCCGACGGTCTCGCCGCCCCCGCCGCCTATCTGGAGCGACTCGACGAGGCCACCGGCGGGCGCTGGACGGTGGTGGAGAAGATCCTCACCGGCGACGAGCACCTCCCGGCGGAGTGGGCGGTCGCGGGCACCACCGGGTACGACGCCCTGCGCCGGATCGACGGGCTGTTCACCGACCCGTCCGGCGCGGCGGAGCTGCTCGGCCGCTACCGGGAGTTCGCGGGCCCACCCGGGGACCGGGGTGGCGACTGGGCGGCGACGGTGCGCCGGGCCGCGTACCGAGTGGCGACGCATGAGCTGGCCGCCGAGGCCGCGTGGCTGACCCGGCTGGCGGCCGCGATCTGCGACCGGGACCCGGCGCTGCGGGACCACGCCCCGTGGGCGCTGCGGACCGCGATCCGGGAGCTGCTGGTCCGTATCCCGGTCTACCGGCCGTACGTCACGGCGGGCGAGCCGCCGACCCGGATCACCGAGGAGACGCTGACCGACGAGGCGGTACGGGACGCGAAGACGGTGTTCTCCGTGCCGGAGGAGGCGGCGGCCGTCGACGTCGTACGGGATCTGGCGCTCGGGCGGCTCGGCGGTGGGGAGGAACAGGCGGCATTCTGCGCCCGGTTCGCGCAGACCGCGTCCGCACTGCACGCCAAGTCGGTGGAGGACACGGCGTTCTACCGGTACGTGCCGCTGATCTCGGCCACCGAGGTGGGCGGCGACCCGGGGCAACCTGCCGTGTCGCCTGGGGAGTTCCATTCCTTCGCCTCCCGGATCGCCCGCGACTGGCCCGCCACCGGCACGGTGCTGACCACGCACGACACGAAGCGCAGCGCGGACGTCCGGGCCCGGATCGCGGTGCTGTCGCAGTGCCCGGAACGGTGGGCGGCGTTGGTGGCGGAGCTGACGGCGGCGACGCCGGTCGCCGCCCCGGACCCCCAACTGGCCTGGGTGGCATGGCAGTCGGCGTACGGCTGCGCGGAGATGCCCGCCGACGAGCTGGGCGAGCGGCTGGAGCCGGCGCTGCTGAAGGCGGTGCGCGAGGCCGGGCTCTTCACCAGCTGGACGGAGTCGGACCCGGCCTACGAGCGTGCGGTGTCGGACTTCGTCGCGGCCGGACCGGGCCACGGGGAGGGTGTGACCCGCGGGCTGATCGCCGAGTTCGCGGACGCGCTCGCCCCGCACGTCCGGGCCCAGGTGCTGGGAGCGGCGCTGGTGCACCTGACGATGCCGGGGGTCCCGGATCTCTACCAGGGCACCGAGAGCGAGTACCTGGCCCTGGTCGACCCGGACAACCGGCGGCCGTTCCGGCGGCCCGACGTTCCGGACGAGAAGCAGACGCTGACGGCGACCGCGCTCGGGCTGCGCCGCGAGCTGCCGGGCGTGTTCGGTGAGTCGGGTGCGTACGCGCCTCTGACGGCGACCGGCCGGGCCGCCCCGCATCTGCTGGCGTTCTGCCGCTCGGGCGCGGTGGTCACGGCGGTGACCCGTCTTTCGCTGCGGCTGGCCGAGGGCGGCGGCTGGCGGGACACGGTGCTGGAACTGCCGGACGGGGGCCCGTGGCGGGACCTGCTGTCGGCCTCACCCGGCCGGGAGTTCACGGGGGGCACGGTGGCGGCGGGCGAACTGTTCGCGGAACGGCCGGTGGCGCTGCTGCGGCGGGTGGCCGGCTGA
- a CDS encoding cytochrome P450: MPVERPDALPAARRPHRLSGGLPGLLAPGATTDPYRLRLYRLLRTDYPLGYDPALGAWLLSRYGDVALALTDHRFTGYPYDGAPRGRAPVPLGLCRGSQLCGPLTVPWSTAAPAVERTAYVLARRIAGRDRADLVADFCRWLPAGAAAAAAGLARPDLSTLPRGARHRRTVGGAGDCTGSTALREHALASFLANMLDDPDLLAAATAGEARGEGSGSLLGRAWAETLRRDPPVQIVLRRTRTEVSVSGGTLPADAPVACLIGAAGRDPARFAAPDRFDPLRADADPLLIGPADCPAALLGRLEAEHGLRALLTAMPGIRWADGFRPVAGGLLTRGPRALLVRPS, encoded by the coding sequence ATGCCGGTCGAACGCCCCGACGCCCTACCCGCCGCCCGTCGTCCGCACCGGCTCTCGGGCGGCCTGCCGGGCCTGCTGGCACCGGGGGCCACGACAGATCCGTACCGGCTGCGCCTCTACCGCCTGCTGCGCACCGACTACCCCCTCGGCTACGACCCGGCCCTCGGCGCCTGGCTGCTGAGCCGGTACGGGGATGTGGCCCTGGCCCTCACGGACCACCGGTTCACCGGCTACCCGTACGACGGGGCCCCGCGCGGCCGGGCCCCCGTCCCGCTCGGCCTCTGCCGGGGCAGCCAACTCTGCGGCCCGCTCACCGTGCCGTGGAGCACCGCCGCCCCTGCCGTCGAGCGGACGGCGTACGTCCTGGCCCGCCGGATCGCCGGGCGCGACCGCGCGGATCTGGTCGCCGACTTCTGCCGGTGGCTGCCCGCCGGGGCCGCTGCGGCCGCCGCCGGGCTCGCCCGCCCGGACCTGAGCACCCTGCCCCGGGGCGCCCGCCATCGCCGTACCGTCGGGGGAGCCGGTGACTGCACCGGGTCCACCGCGCTCCGCGAGCACGCCCTCGCCTCGTTCCTCGCGAACATGCTCGACGACCCCGACCTGCTGGCCGCCGCGACCGCCGGAGAAGCGCGCGGGGAAGGCTCCGGTTCGCTGCTCGGGCGGGCCTGGGCCGAGACGCTGCGCCGCGATCCGCCCGTCCAGATCGTGCTGCGCCGCACCCGCACCGAGGTCTCCGTCAGCGGGGGCACGCTCCCCGCCGACGCACCCGTCGCCTGCCTCATCGGCGCGGCGGGCCGCGACCCGGCCCGGTTCGCCGCACCCGACCGGTTCGACCCGCTGCGCGCCGACGCCGACCCGCTGCTCATCGGCCCGGCCGACTGCCCTGCTGCCCTCCTCGGCAGGCTGGAGGCCGAACACGGTCTGCGCGCCCTGCTGACGGCGATGCCCGGCATCCGCTGGGCGGACGGCTTCCGCCCGGTGGCGGGCGGCCTCCTCACCCGCGGCCCGCGCGCCCTCCTCGTACGCCCGTCCTGA
- the glgX gene encoding glycogen debranching protein GlgX, whose product MQVWPGHAYPLGATYDGAGTNFAVFSEAADRIELCLLHDDGSETAVELRETDAFVRHAYLPGVMPGQRYGFRVHGPYEPQHGTRCNSAKLLLDPYARAVAGKIDWGEAVYGYPFGKPDARNDLDSAPHTMSSVVVNPYFDWGDDRRPRTDYHRTVIYEAHVKGLTMLHPGLPPELRGTYAGLAHPEVIAHLTELGVTAIELMPVHQFVQDHRLADMGLANYWGYNTIGFFAPHNTYASWGDRGEQVLEFKQAVKALHQAGIEVILDVVYNHTAEGNHLGPTLSFRGLDNASYYRLTDDQRYYMDTTGTGNSLLMRSPHVLQMIMDSLRYWVTEMHVDGFRFDLAATLARQFHEVDRLSSFFDLVQQDPVVSQVKLIAEPWDVGEGGYQVGNFPPLWTEWNGKYRDTVRDLWRGEPRTLAEFAGRLTGSSDLYQDDGRRPLASINFTTCHDGFTLHDLVSYNEKHNDANGEDNRDGESHNRSWNCGAEGESDDPEVLELRARQMRNFIATLMLSQGVPMLSHGDEFARTQKGNNNAYCQDNELAWVHWPDPDEPADAPASALLEFTRAMVWLRRDHPVFRRRRFFHGRPVEGTHDELSDIAWFTPEGEEMTQQDWQAAHAKAMTVFLNGHAISEPGPRGERISDDSFLLMFNASADTLEFAVPVDHGEQWQVVVDTARPEGVEPGTGPKVAEGERVTLIGRSLTVLKRPA is encoded by the coding sequence CTTCGCGGTCTTCTCCGAGGCCGCCGACCGGATCGAGTTGTGCCTGTTGCACGACGACGGTTCAGAAACGGCGGTGGAGCTCCGCGAGACCGACGCCTTCGTGCGCCACGCCTATCTGCCCGGGGTGATGCCGGGTCAGCGGTACGGCTTCCGGGTGCACGGGCCCTACGAACCGCAGCACGGGACGCGGTGCAACTCCGCGAAGCTGCTGCTCGACCCGTACGCCCGTGCGGTCGCCGGGAAGATCGACTGGGGCGAGGCCGTGTACGGCTACCCCTTCGGAAAACCGGACGCCCGCAACGACCTCGACTCCGCCCCGCACACCATGAGCTCCGTGGTGGTCAACCCGTACTTCGACTGGGGCGACGACCGCCGCCCCCGTACGGACTACCACCGGACCGTCATCTACGAGGCCCATGTGAAGGGCCTGACCATGCTGCACCCGGGGCTCCCGCCCGAGCTGCGCGGTACGTACGCGGGGCTCGCACACCCGGAGGTGATCGCCCACCTCACCGAACTGGGCGTCACCGCGATCGAACTGATGCCCGTTCACCAGTTCGTCCAGGACCACCGCCTCGCGGACATGGGGCTGGCCAACTACTGGGGCTACAACACCATCGGCTTCTTCGCCCCGCACAACACCTACGCCTCGTGGGGCGACCGCGGCGAACAGGTGCTGGAGTTCAAGCAGGCGGTGAAGGCGCTCCACCAGGCGGGCATCGAGGTCATCCTCGACGTGGTCTACAACCACACCGCCGAGGGCAACCACCTCGGACCCACGCTCTCCTTCCGCGGTCTCGACAACGCCTCGTACTACCGGCTGACCGACGATCAGCGCTATTACATGGACACCACGGGCACCGGGAACTCCCTGCTCATGCGGTCCCCGCACGTCCTCCAGATGATCATGGACTCCCTGCGGTACTGGGTGACCGAGATGCATGTGGACGGCTTCCGCTTCGATCTGGCGGCCACGCTCGCCCGCCAGTTCCACGAGGTGGACCGGCTGTCCTCCTTCTTCGACCTGGTGCAGCAGGACCCGGTGGTCAGCCAGGTGAAGCTGATCGCGGAGCCGTGGGACGTCGGCGAGGGCGGCTATCAGGTCGGCAACTTCCCGCCGCTGTGGACCGAGTGGAACGGCAAGTACCGCGACACGGTCCGCGATCTGTGGCGGGGCGAGCCGCGCACGCTGGCGGAGTTCGCGGGGCGCCTCACCGGCTCCTCCGACCTCTACCAGGACGACGGCCGCCGCCCGCTCGCCTCGATCAACTTCACCACCTGCCACGACGGCTTCACTCTCCACGACCTCGTCTCGTACAACGAGAAGCACAACGACGCCAACGGCGAGGACAACCGGGACGGCGAGAGCCACAACCGGTCCTGGAACTGCGGGGCGGAGGGCGAGAGTGACGACCCGGAGGTGCTGGAGCTGCGGGCCCGCCAGATGCGGAACTTCATCGCCACGCTGATGCTGTCGCAGGGCGTGCCGATGCTGAGCCACGGCGACGAGTTCGCCCGTACGCAGAAGGGCAACAACAACGCCTACTGCCAGGACAACGAGCTGGCCTGGGTGCACTGGCCCGACCCGGACGAGCCGGCCGACGCGCCCGCCTCCGCCCTGCTGGAGTTCACCCGGGCGATGGTGTGGCTGCGCCGCGACCACCCGGTCTTCCGGCGCCGCCGCTTCTTCCACGGGCGGCCGGTGGAGGGCACTCACGACGAACTGTCCGACATCGCCTGGTTCACCCCCGAGGGCGAGGAGATGACACAGCAGGACTGGCAGGCGGCGCACGCCAAGGCGATGACCGTGTTCCTGAACGGGCACGCGATCTCGGAGCCGGGGCCGCGCGGCGAGCGGATCTCCGACGACTCGTTCCTGCTGATGTTCAACGCGAGCGCCGACACCCTGGAATTCGCGGTCCCGGTCGACCACGGGGAACAGTGGCAGGTCGTCGTGGACACCGCGCGCCCGGAAGGGGTGGAGCCGGGTACGGGGCCGAAGGTGGCCGAGGGCGAACGGGTCACGCTGATCGGGCGCAGTCTGACGGTGCTGAAGCGACCCGCCTGA